AGTGTAGGAAAAGGGAGCACAGCTTTTGCCTACAATCCTGAACTAGCAGGGAATAATATTTCCCAATGGGAGGGTATCCAGCTGGAATAAAGGGAATGTCGACACAGAGCTTCCCTTGGAGGCCACATTTTCAGATCTCTGTGCCCCAAGGGGATGAGCCTCTGATGAGGGCCAAAAGGATGATGTTTAACACATGCATTTAATTTGGAGGGAAGAACATCTcagaacacacaaaaaaatgaaaaagacaaatAAGGAGTCTTTAGTGGATCGTGCGGTCATATGATTAAAAAGTGAGGCTGACCGAGCAGAAACGTGGTGGTCAGTGACAGCCCAGAATCCAGGAAGAGGGCGAGTTCACTGGTGGTATCAGCAGGGGACAAATAGGAAGGGAGACAATCAGGTTCCTATTCTCCTTAGCTCAGGTTTCCCATTCTGCTAATTAGATATGGTAATTGGGGCTAGAGGATATTGTTAGCCTTAAAAACTAAGGTTATATGAGAATGAATTTAGTGGTGTGGTGTCATACACAGTGAGGGTATCCCAGGTCTTGTCTTTAGTACCCAGAATCCTGCAGGCCTGTGGTAACGTGGAAGGAGGGAGCGTATGTCAGGTAAGTGAGATTCAGTTTCACTCACAATACATGTCACCAAAAGTGGCCAGTAGGCATCTCTGGGGAAGAGATGCTGGTTAGAATTCGAGGAAGGAATTTTCTTGGAGTCAGAGAACTACTTCGCTTGCAACCTGAAGCCCTAGTTCCAGAAGGGTTTCTTCTTCAGGTTGTAAGTGGAGGGACCCTGCCGACTTCTACCATCTCCATTTcagttgaagaaaaagaaactgaaCAGTGCTGGGTGCAGCCTCCATCAAAGTACTGTGAGAAAAGGTGCACGAAGTCCCTGAGCTGTTTAATTCCAAATCATACATGCTGCTGGACTTACTGTGGAAACATCTGCCTGGACAATGAGTAAGTTGGTTGGTTGGGAGGTCAGGACCTGGGTGTGCTTGATATCTGCTCTGCACTCACCAGTCAGAAGCTGGTCACCCCATTAGAAGACTACAGTCACCCAAATTCCAGTCTCTAAATCCAGGCCACGACTCTGCAAAATAACCAAGACAGCAACTTTTTCCTCCAGCTTCATTTCGAATTTCAAAACATCATTCTGTATATCCTTCCTTTGTCCAGGGACCCAATTACTGGTCTCTTTCTCTCAACCAGACCCAAGGAGACCTGATCTCCTGTTGGAAAGTCAGCAGACCTCTTGGGAAAAAAAATTGGTTGGAATTTGGTGACTCCTGATGTAACAGAAAGAGTTTCTGTTCTCATCTGGAACAGAGGGTGCTAATAAGTTTGGAAACAGATTTCCCCAAGGGCTTCCGACTTCTAATCACCTAGCTTTTCTCTTCCAGAGAGCCCATGAAAACCATGCTAAACCCCTAGGTTCTGTGTGACCCACCTCAGGCGTGGGCGCGGGATGGCTGTGTGGTCTGGGAAGAGTGCTGCCTGGCTCCCTGGTGGGACACTTGCTTGCTCCAGCTGAGGATCTTGCTGGAATCTCCTCGATCTCTACATCCTACAAAGGTTCAAGGTTTTTCCCAAATAAACTAATACATCATACATAAGCCTGAGAGCTTGTATTCCTTCCCTAAAATTTAATTTCCCTTGTTACAATCCCTAACAGCCCCCAAGACTTGTTCCCATTACCTTGGGAACATAGGTACCCAGTTCTGCCTTCCTCGTCAGACCCGTGTGTTAGCAGCCTGGGTAATGGCTGTAGCAAAACTACAAAGTGAGTACAGTTTTACTCACAATAGATGTCACCCAAAGTGGTCAGTAGGCAGTCATCCGCACCATAAAGGACCTAAATTCTTCCACCTGTAGCTTGTCAGGGCCTCCTCTGCTGGTTCCTCTACATCTAGCCAGAAGATGAGAGAAAAGAGTCAGCATAGCGGCCCACACAGAAGATGTTCACAGACTGGTCTAGAAGCAGAGTTCATGGTTGTTATTCATCCTCCATTGGCCCTCCTGTAATCACATGGTACCACCTATTGCAAAggaggctgggaaatgtagtctAGCAGTGttttcaagaaaagaaaatggaatttgttgaacacatggtagtgtgtgatcTGAGTACTCATGCAGAGCTAGAGTCCTCGGCAAAGACCCAAGGCCCTGGCCTCCATCTCACTCTGTCCAATGGCATATGCACTTTTCCTTGTAAGAAATAGGACTGTTCTGTCATTATAGAAAGCATCCTGCCTTCCAGGTGGGTACCAGGAGCTTCTAGAATAGATTCATCTCTCTGCCATCCTAGTCTCCTCTTAGGCCTATCAGGTCAATTCTGTCTGCCTGGCAGTTTTACCTGGTGATTTCAGGGAATGCAGGGCTCCTCATACAATTTTCCTGGATTGTGTCTAGAAGATCATTTTAGAGATGTGATTTCCCCTTGTGAGGGGTTTCTGGCATACCTACTGTGGATCCAGTCTCATGCCTCCCCTCATCTCCCCGGCCCCCGAGACAGAGGACAAGATAGTCTCAGGTGGATGAGTCTGAATGTTGCATTGGTTAACTCCATAGCCCAACCAAAGGTTTGGGGATATGATACATCAAAAACCAAGTCCAGGTAAGGGCTACGGCCCAAGAGAACACTAGTTAGTACCTTATTGCTCAGAGGAACTAAAAGCGTTGATGGAAAGTTCAGGAATGAGGGATTCAGGTAAACACCCTTCAGAAATTAGGCTTTGCCTTAACCTTGGGGAATAGGAGGACTTGCAGTTCTTTAGAATGAAGATGATTATTCCTTcctaacccccccccaaaaaaatgtcaATAAAAACATAGAGCTATCCCCAAAGAAGCAGTAGGAAAGGAAAGTGTTGTCTTCTTGGGTGCCCTACTTCAATATCATAGCCCTTTCCTACCTTCACATGCCAAGCCTGGGTCATGAGGGGTAGAAAGGAGAGAAGATGTGGCTTGGCCAATATCAGCAAAAGAGCAACTGGCATATTGTGAatggacaa
This region of Callospermophilus lateralis isolate mCalLat2 chromosome 3, mCalLat2.hap1, whole genome shotgun sequence genomic DNA includes:
- the Wfdc9 gene encoding protein WFDC9; amino-acid sequence: MRLGILLLILFTCGVAVLLPVLGSFRNKEGSIEEKETEQCWVQPPSKYCEKRCTKSLSCLIPNHTCCWTYCGNICLDNEEPMKTMLNP